One Methanocaldococcus villosus KIN24-T80 genomic window carries:
- the trpB gene encoding tryptophan synthase subunit beta, whose amino-acid sequence MGIKGLYPDKKGKYGEYGGKYVPETLMPAIEELENAFNRFWFKNEGNFKEEYYRLLKEYVGRPTPLYYAERLSEYLGCKVYLKREDLCHLGAHKINNAIGQALLAKKMGKKRVIAETGAGQHGVATAAACAKLGLECNIYMGAKDVERQKLNVFRMELMGAKVIPVYGGSQTLKDAVNEALRDWTTNVRTTYYLLGSALGPHPYPLIVREFQRVIGKEIKEQILEKEQSLPTAIVACVGGGSNAIGAFYEFLDDDVELYAVEAGGDGKRHGASLCKGDVGVLHGAKIYVLEDEYGQIEESYSISAGLDYPGVGPELSFLKDIKRIKPVFVTDYEALEGFKLLCKLEGILPALESSHAVAYALKLAENFDKDDIIVINLSGRGDKDVQTVAKALGRNL is encoded by the coding sequence TGGGTATTAAAGGCTTATATCCTGATAAAAAAGGAAAATATGGAGAATATGGTGGAAAATATGTACCTGAAACACTTATGCCTGCTATAGAAGAGTTAGAAAATGCATTTAATAGATTTTGGTTTAAAAATGAAGGTAATTTTAAGGAGGAATATTATAGGCTGTTAAAAGAGTATGTTGGAAGGCCTACACCTCTATACTATGCTGAAAGATTAAGTGAATATTTAGGATGTAAAGTTTATTTAAAAAGGGAGGATCTTTGTCATTTAGGAGCTCATAAAATAAATAATGCAATAGGCCAAGCTTTATTAGCAAAAAAAATGGGTAAAAAAAGAGTTATAGCTGAGACTGGTGCAGGACAGCATGGAGTAGCTACAGCTGCAGCATGTGCTAAGCTCGGGCTTGAATGTAATATTTATATGGGAGCTAAGGATGTTGAAAGACAGAAGTTAAATGTCTTTAGAATGGAGTTGATGGGAGCTAAAGTTATTCCTGTATATGGTGGATCTCAAACATTGAAAGATGCTGTAAATGAAGCTTTAAGGGATTGGACAACAAATGTTAGAACTACTTATTATTTACTTGGATCAGCTTTGGGACCTCATCCATATCCTTTAATAGTTAGAGAATTTCAAAGAGTTATAGGAAAAGAAATAAAGGAACAAATATTAGAGAAAGAGCAAAGTCTTCCAACAGCTATTGTAGCATGTGTTGGAGGAGGTAGTAATGCTATAGGAGCTTTTTATGAGTTTTTAGATGATGATGTTGAACTTTATGCAGTAGAAGCTGGAGGAGATGGAAAAAGACATGGAGCTTCTTTATGTAAGGGGGATGTAGGAGTTTTACATGGAGCAAAAATATATGTTCTTGAAGATGAATATGGACAGATAGAAGAAAGCTATAGTATATCTGCTGGCCTTGATTATCCAGGAGTAGGTCCAGAATTAAGTTTTTTAAAAGATATAAAAAGAATAAAACCTGTATTTGTAACAGATTACGAAGCTTTGGAAGGTTTTAAACTACTTTGTAAATTAGAAGGAATATTGCCAGCTTTAGAAAGTTCCCATGCAGTAGCTTATGCTCTTAAATTAGCTGAAAATTTTGACAAAGATGATATTATTGTTATCAATCTTTCAGGAAGAGGAGATAAAGATGTGCAGACAGTAGCTAAGGCATTAGGTAGAAATTTATAG